One genomic segment of Vibrio fluvialis includes these proteins:
- a CDS encoding DUF3297 family protein → MNDTTAKPALPDHLAGNPRSPHFVAECFEHQIGIRLNGKERTDVEEYCISEGWVKVAAPKALDRRGQPLLMTLKGTVEAYYK, encoded by the coding sequence ATGAACGACACGACTGCAAAACCAGCACTTCCGGATCACCTGGCAGGTAACCCTCGTAGCCCGCATTTTGTTGCTGAATGCTTTGAACACCAAATCGGCATTCGCTTGAACGGCAAAGAGCGTACCGACGTTGAAGAATACTGCATCAGCGAAGGCTGGGTAAAAGTCGCCGCGCCTAAAGCACTGGACCGCCGTGGTCAACCGCTGCTGATGACGCTGAAAGGCACAGTAGAAGCTTACTACAAATAA
- a CDS encoding EAL domain-containing protein encodes MLKRVAMFLAAFALTLGILEVTTYYLQQDEQIRFAKEVLDEAEQATEQISDALHVANTIFQPSCDHATMTVIRQLVHENSEIYDIGLMEGESVLCSANWGVFDPVNVADKFQTAFKGYRFYTQVDHLFPVDDKYDLTRLNQFVTLTVPDQYQHLMQRMPKFRFSVESATDEHVFTQYTPGNDYGNPFPPLSIKTKTCSDRFNYCVHTHNAKAGLANYSAHVLLALLAIALLFSFLLAYSFWTFISRHNSIEHRFREALSQKKLYMEYQPVVTVKDKRIAGVESLVRWEDNHYGRVSPELFIGIAEKLSLYPQLAYFVAERSISEMAPILQENPDFSLGINIAAFELQDPQFLPFLSKLTLELSIQPSQIKIEITERIDLPLNELADFSRRAKSMGFMVVLDDFGTGVANLVWLTEMDFDFIKVDRVFVNALNYDMKRNIVRPVMDLITGLNKQVVFEGVETEHEFKIIEENCPWGYIQGWYFYKSMPKSELDAVLARDNA; translated from the coding sequence GTGTTGAAAAGAGTGGCCATGTTCCTCGCGGCGTTTGCTCTTACTTTGGGTATTCTCGAAGTGACTACCTATTACCTACAGCAGGATGAACAGATTCGGTTCGCCAAAGAAGTGCTGGACGAAGCTGAGCAAGCGACTGAGCAGATATCTGATGCCCTTCACGTTGCCAATACCATCTTCCAACCCAGTTGCGATCACGCCACCATGACGGTGATTCGCCAGCTCGTTCACGAAAACTCCGAAATCTACGACATCGGTTTGATGGAGGGAGAATCCGTTCTATGCTCCGCGAACTGGGGCGTTTTTGACCCCGTGAATGTCGCCGATAAATTCCAGACAGCATTTAAAGGCTATCGTTTTTACACCCAAGTGGATCATCTTTTCCCCGTGGATGACAAGTACGATTTGACCCGTCTGAACCAATTCGTGACACTGACCGTACCCGATCAATACCAGCACTTGATGCAACGCATGCCAAAATTCCGTTTCAGTGTGGAATCAGCCACGGATGAGCATGTTTTTACCCAATACACACCTGGCAACGATTACGGCAACCCGTTTCCGCCATTGAGCATCAAAACGAAAACCTGCAGCGACCGGTTCAACTACTGCGTTCATACGCACAACGCCAAAGCCGGACTGGCGAACTACTCGGCGCATGTCCTGTTGGCTTTGCTCGCAATCGCACTGCTGTTCAGCTTTCTGCTCGCCTACTCTTTCTGGACGTTTATCAGTCGACACAATTCCATCGAACATCGTTTTCGCGAGGCGTTATCGCAGAAGAAACTCTATATGGAATATCAACCCGTTGTCACGGTGAAAGACAAACGTATCGCCGGAGTCGAAAGTCTGGTGCGCTGGGAAGACAACCATTATGGCCGAGTGTCACCGGAACTCTTTATCGGGATTGCCGAAAAGCTCTCCCTTTATCCGCAACTGGCCTATTTCGTTGCCGAGCGCTCTATCAGCGAAATGGCGCCGATTCTTCAAGAAAATCCTGACTTTTCTCTTGGGATCAACATCGCCGCGTTCGAACTGCAGGATCCCCAGTTTTTGCCGTTCCTAAGTAAGCTCACGCTTGAGCTGAGTATTCAACCCTCACAAATCAAAATAGAGATCACCGAACGAATTGACCTTCCTCTCAACGAATTAGCCGATTTTTCCAGAAGAGCGAAATCGATGGGCTTTATGGTCGTGTTAGATGATTTCGGTACGGGCGTCGCTAATTTAGTCTGGCTGACCGAAATGGATTTTGATTTCATCAAAGTCGATCGTGTGTTCGTCAATGCGCTTAATTACGACATGAAACGCAATATTGTCAGGCCAGTGATGGATCTCATCACCGGACTCAACAAACAAGTAGTTTTTGAAGGGGTTGAGACGGAACATGAGTTTAAGATCATTGAAGAAAACTGCCCGTGGGGTTACATCCAGGGCTGGTATTTTTACAAGTCGATGCCCAAAAGCGAACTGGATGCGGTTCTCGCTCGAGACAACGCATAG
- a CDS encoding GtrA family protein yields MSELIKKRFTKYVSVGLVNTVVHWLSFALIYSLGVSQSVANFSAFLIAVTFSFFVNARFTFKSSVTSRKYLLYTAFLGALALLMGKISDMANFYPLMTLVAFSATSLVLGFLFSHYIVFKRAE; encoded by the coding sequence TTGTCAGAGCTTATTAAGAAACGATTTACTAAGTATGTCAGTGTTGGATTAGTCAACACGGTGGTGCATTGGCTCTCATTTGCGCTGATCTACTCGTTGGGCGTTTCACAGAGTGTGGCGAACTTTTCGGCCTTCTTGATTGCGGTGACATTTTCATTCTTTGTGAATGCGAGATTCACGTTTAAATCGTCTGTGACATCGAGAAAATATCTGCTCTATACCGCTTTTCTCGGCGCTTTAGCGTTACTAATGGGGAAAATTAGCGATATGGCAAACTTCTACCCGCTGATGACGCTGGTCGCTTTCTCCGCAACCAGCCTTGTGCTCGGTTTTCTATTTTCCCACTACATTGTGTTTAAGCGCGCCGAGTAA